The Acidobacteriota bacterium nucleotide sequence GCGTGATTCCGCTCGCGAACGGCAACTTCCAGCTTCAGGTACACATCGCCGACGTCTCGCATTACGTGCGCCTCGGCTCGCCGCTCGACCGCGAGGCGCGCCTGCGCGGCACCAGCGTCTACTTCCCTGACCGCGCCGTGCCCATGCTGCCCGAGGCGCTTTCGAACGGCATCTGCTCGCTCAAGCCGCAAGTGGATCGCCTGGTCCTCTCCGCGCTGATGGAGATCGACGGGGACGGCGAGACGGTGGACGTGGAGCTGTGCGAAGGCGTCATCCGCAGCGCCGAGCGCATGACCTACACCAACGTCAACAAAGTTCTCGAAGGCGATGCGAAGATGAGCTTGCGCTACGCGCCGCTGGTGGAAGAGTTCAAACGCATGCGCGACCTCGCATTGATACTCAACGCCCGGCGCGTGAAGCGCGGCTCCATTGACTTCGACCTGCCCGAGCCGGTTATTTCACTCGACGAGACCGGCGCGATGGTCTCCATCACCCGCGCCGAGCGCAACATCGCGCATCGCCTGATCGAAGAGTTCATGCTCGCCGCCAACGAAGCCGTTGCCCACTACGCCGAGCGTTGCGAGACGGCCAGTCTGTTCCGCGTCCACGAGAAGCCCGAGCCGGGCAAAGTGCTCGCCTTCGAGCAGATCGCGGGCACGTTCGGCTACTCGCTGGAAATTGAAGGCTTCGCCGTGAAGCAGTTCGCCCTGGCGAAAACGTCGGGCGAGTCCGGCCGCGGCGGCCAGAAAAAGAATTATCAAAAACAAGGAAGTAAGAAATTTGCCGGGCGCGGCGCAAAGGGTGCGAAGGGTGGCAGAGACGCCGGTGGCCGCGGCGAGACAAACAGGAAATCGAAGATGATCGTCGAGTGGCCGAGCGGCGCGGAAGCAATTTCGCCGCGCCACTATCAGCGGCTGGCCGAGAAAATTTCCGGCAAGCCCGAAGAGCGTATCTTGTCTTACTTAATGCTGCGCTCGCTGAAGCAGGCGCACTATCAGGAACCAAACGTCGGACACTTCGCGCTGGCCGCGCCGAGCTACACGCACTTCACCTCGCCCATCCGCCGCTACCCGGACCTGATAGTGCATCGTGTGCTGCGCGCCATTCTGGCGCTGCCAAACCAGTCCGAAGCCAAGCCCGCGAGCGTGGTGGAGCCTAAAGGCCAGCGCGCCAGCGACCTCGCCGTGCCGCTGGCCCTAAAAGCAGGACGACAGGCTGGCCGCGCCGAGCGTCCGCGCAAGGCGCACCGCCAGCACACCAACAAATATAAGAAGGCCAGCAGTGATGCCTCGGATAACGCGCTGCCTCTCGGCGCAAGCGGCGCGGGCTTTGGCGGCGAGGGATTCCAGCCCATTTCGCGCGGCGAACTGGTATCCATCGGCACGGAGACCTCCGAGTCGGAGCGCCGCGCGCAGGAGGCCGAGCGCGAGTTGATGGAGTGGAAAAAATCCCGCTTCATGCGCGACAAAGTGGGTGAAGAGTTCGACGCGCTGATCACCAGCGTTACGAAATACGGATTCTTCGTGGAGCTGGCAGAAATTTTCGTGGAGGGGTTAGTCCCCGCCGAGTGGCTCTCCGACCGCAGCTTCATCTTCGCCGAAGAGTCGCGCGAATGGATCTCGGGCCGCGATGCCAGCCGCGCCGCCGTACGAGAAGGAAGCCGCCGCGTCAAAGAGTCCGGCGGCTCCGGCCAGAGTCCGCGCCGCCGCTACCGCATCGGCGACCGCCTGAAAGTTACGCTCGACCGCGTCGGCGACCTCGGTGGCAAAATGAGCTTCTCCGTCGTCGAGTAGCTGGTTGAGTAGGTGGTGGAGTAGCTGGGCCACGAGCCGCGCGATTTTGGATTCGGGGTTGGTAGCCACGGCACGGATTTTGTGCCGTGGGCCTTTCTCCGGCATTTCCAGAAAATCGTTGTTTTCGTGGGCGCCACCACATCAAACAAAAATCTCACGGCACAAACTACGTCCCGTGGCTACCTCCTCGTATGAGGAATCTTTGTTCACTGCTATTGTTTGCGCTGCATGAATTGATTCAGGGAAACCGTCAATCCGCCAATGAATCGAAGATCATCGTGCCCACGGCCATTATTTAGGTCAAACCCAAAATAGGCGTTCTTCAAGAACAAACGCACTTCGGCATACCCGCGGAGGCGTTTCTCAAGATTATAGTCTTTCCTGGGAGGGAGTGGTTCAGGTTTCCCAAGACATACAGAAGGATCCTTCAAACAATTGTCTGCATCGCTTTTAACTGTAACTGCTGATGCGGTTTCAAAACTTTGAAACTTCCCCAATGAAAAGTCAAAATAGGCAGCAGGAGACCAATCTTTTTTCGTAGATTCCTTGTCGGCCGAATACAAAGTAAGTCGTAGTCCTCCAAGGTAGGAATCATATAGATCATCTTGAATATTCCACACCCTAGTTGTTCTTTGGGTGTCCGTTACGCTCTGTGCCCCCCATTGGAATGTCGGTCCCAAGCCCCAGTGGAACTGCTTGCTTCCTACTTCTCTGAGGCCGAAGTTGTAACTCACAAGAATGCCGAATTGCACCTGCTCCGCTTTCTGTGATTGGAGAAAGGCGGCTGTGGGAGCGATTATCTTTCCGCCTTCGCTTGCGGCGCCAGCAACAGGAATGGTTGTCAATCTAACATTCACAAACGGTTCAATATACAAATCATCGAAATTCATATTTTTTGCCCGGAAGTCATATGCAAGCATTCTTGGTTGAGTTTCAAAGGCTAGATAAACGGCGGCCTGGCTAAACTGCGGAGACTCAAAGGTACTGACCCGCCCGAGATTTTGTACCAATCCTTGTGAGAGAGTTTACAT carries:
- a CDS encoding RNB domain-containing ribonuclease yields the protein MGRRFKGPPPFRRPQPQARQPAMGRLVQHRDGYGFVIPDEPLRGVDGDIFIGPASIGDALHGDRVLVSNVRVRPDGRAEGNIQRVLNRAQTMLVGIFHSGGSSNSAHNYVQPFDDRVPHRILIPKGQEIPPGKSPADSSDAAAPGKLDGAVVNVEITRFPSNTQSATGRVIEILGRHGEFGVDVEIIIRKHHLPHQFPPEALAEAESIPQMVPAEEAPPLNKIRRDFRALPIVTIDGETAKDFDDAVCVIPLANGNFQLQVHIADVSHYVRLGSPLDREARLRGTSVYFPDRAVPMLPEALSNGICSLKPQVDRLVLSALMEIDGDGETVDVELCEGVIRSAERMTYTNVNKVLEGDAKMSLRYAPLVEEFKRMRDLALILNARRVKRGSIDFDLPEPVISLDETGAMVSITRAERNIAHRLIEEFMLAANEAVAHYAERCETASLFRVHEKPEPGKVLAFEQIAGTFGYSLEIEGFAVKQFALAKTSGESGRGGQKKNYQKQGSKKFAGRGAKGAKGGRDAGGRGETNRKSKMIVEWPSGAEAISPRHYQRLAEKISGKPEERILSYLMLRSLKQAHYQEPNVGHFALAAPSYTHFTSPIRRYPDLIVHRVLRAILALPNQSEAKPASVVEPKGQRASDLAVPLALKAGRQAGRAERPRKAHRQHTNKYKKASSDASDNALPLGASGAGFGGEGFQPISRGELVSIGTETSESERRAQEAERELMEWKKSRFMRDKVGEEFDALITSVTKYGFFVELAEIFVEGLVPAEWLSDRSFIFAEESREWISGRDASRAAVREGSRRVKESGGSGQSPRRRYRIGDRLKVTLDRVGDLGGKMSFSVVE